A window of Oscillatoria nigro-viridis PCC 7112 contains these coding sequences:
- a CDS encoding polymorphic toxin-type HINT domain-containing protein gives MTVDGIKNVEDIQVGDWVIADDPTTPGGIEAKQVLDTFVRETDALVDLYVDGEVISTTGEHPFWVADKGWVEAKDLVVGSLLQTQDGRIVDVDKIEKREGKFEVYNFNVEGIPTYFVSEWGILVHNADYPSAAQEIHNNLPNSLRKEKTVATDGQIETISGYNPNLKPPNFSHVPATEVIRRGQQIGHEFPNLGSRDRGIPGQAKASHAEVQLIVGNPSANNIEIAPRAMCPSCQGFFQKEARAQNRSIRVIDTNGSKTFNPDGSVD, from the coding sequence TTGACTGTTGATGGGATTAAGAATGTTGAGGATATTCAAGTTGGAGATTGGGTGATTGCTGACGACCCTACTACTCCGGGGGGGATTGAGGCAAAACAGGTTTTGGATACTTTTGTACGGGAAACTGATGCGCTGGTTGACCTTTATGTGGATGGGGAGGTGATTTCTACTACTGGGGAGCATCCTTTCTGGGTAGCGGATAAGGGGTGGGTTGAGGCGAAAGATTTGGTTGTTGGGTCGTTGTTGCAGACGCAAGATGGTAGGATTGTTGATGTCGATAAAATTGAGAAGCGGGAAGGTAAGTTTGAGGTTTATAATTTTAATGTTGAGGGAATTCCGACTTACTTCGTTTCTGAGTGGGGGATTCTGGTTCATAATGCCGATTATCCCAGTGCAGCTCAGGAAATACACAACAACCTTCCCAATAGTCTTAGGAAGGAGAAGACAGTTGCTACAGATGGACAGATCGAAACTATCAGTGGCTATAACCCAAATTTGAAGCCCCCTAATTTTTCACACGTTCCTGCTACTGAGGTTATTCGTAGAGGTCAACAAATTGGACATGAATTTCCTAACTTAGGCTCTCGAGATCGAGGCATTCCAGGTCAAGCAAAAGCCAGCCATGCAGAAGTACAATTAATAGTTGGTAATCCCAGTGCAAATAATATTGAGATTGCTCCCAGAGCTATGTGTCCAAGCTGTCAGGGATTCTTTCAAAAGGAAGCAAGAGCACAGAATAGATCGATAAGAGTTATAGATACGAACGGTAGCAAAACTTTCAACCCAGATGGATCTGTTGATTAG
- a CDS encoding Imm5 family immunity protein, translated as MNTLPISVKQVLEECHSHLDSKGELPASYRGKIYKVIGDCFDNNSQNAHVIRSRLELSCAWKVLGIWESCELTDDSARKLLEMAENFLRNKGDRKTLETFDNFFYDKLENLMDNGQEYFIAAYAGYASSSAISTVLYDINFDTLYRSEIEIDPDDWTACFNASLAYCGGATWEEGVGDDLKRREFWEWFLNDAVPALWQI; from the coding sequence ATGAATACCTTGCCAATATCTGTCAAACAAGTTTTAGAAGAGTGCCATTCTCATCTCGATTCAAAGGGTGAACTACCTGCCTCCTACCGAGGGAAAATATATAAAGTAATTGGTGATTGCTTTGATAACAATTCTCAGAATGCTCATGTTATTAGATCGAGATTAGAGCTAAGTTGTGCGTGGAAAGTGCTGGGGATTTGGGAGTCTTGCGAGTTGACAGATGACTCAGCAAGAAAGTTACTAGAGATGGCTGAGAATTTTTTACGGAATAAAGGTGACAGAAAAACATTAGAAACATTTGACAATTTCTTTTACGATAAATTAGAGAATTTAATGGATAATGGGCAAGAGTATTTTATAGCAGCCTACGCAGGATATGCGTCTTCTTCAGCTATTAGTACAGTGCTGTATGATATTAACTTTGATACATTATATCGATCGGAAATAGAGATTGATCCTGACGATTGGACAGCTTGCTTTAATGCTTCTTTAGCGTACTGTGGAGGGGCAACATGGGAAGAAGGAGTTGGAGATGATTTGAAGAGAAGAGAATTTTGGGAGTGGTTCCTGAATGATGCAGTACCTGCCTTATGGCAAATATAG
- a CDS encoding AHH domain-containing protein → MAGGVPSGYQGHHLIPVKVAQEFPVMQEAADNLGYNINRGNNGIALPGTPAESLSTGLPYHGGRHTPEYNDLARGYLDNLQRRYDRGLVSDSDLVNEIANVENQIRSDLLDDRIRLQRNDPRP, encoded by the coding sequence ATAGCTGGTGGCGTACCTTCGGGATATCAAGGACATCACTTAATTCCGGTGAAGGTTGCCCAGGAATTTCCAGTAATGCAAGAAGCTGCTGATAACTTGGGGTATAATATTAATAGGGGTAATAATGGTATTGCTTTACCAGGAACACCAGCGGAATCTCTTAGCACAGGATTACCGTATCATGGTGGTAGGCACACACCAGAATACAACGACCTTGCTAGAGGGTATCTGGACAATCTTCAGAGACGATACGATAGAGGTTTAGTGAGTGACAGTGATTTGGTGAACGAGATTGCTAATGTTGAGAATCAGATAAGATCCGATTTACTAGATGACAGAATTAGACTTCAAAGAAATGACCCCAGGCCGTGA
- a CDS encoding imm11 family protein, whose amino-acid sequence MTTIKIWKADTTSWETYTEARMLNREIAAKISPYISRCQSLKNTILTSNIVLEIYSEYPPTYPPNDFFTTGSLRIISSKIKEILDSIDNIKVEFFPVTVIYEGEEYLEKSYFLMHILDELDCFDFENSEYKSHQVQSSGATYIDSITKLSLLPVDTSKYKVFIVGEVGFFIICIDSFIADKITEAGATGVKFVDPSEAY is encoded by the coding sequence ATGACTACGATAAAAATCTGGAAAGCTGATACAACTTCGTGGGAGACTTATACAGAAGCAAGAATGCTTAATCGAGAAATTGCAGCAAAGATAAGTCCTTACATTTCAAGATGCCAATCCCTGAAAAATACAATTTTAACATCTAATATAGTTTTAGAAATATACTCAGAATATCCACCAACATACCCACCAAATGATTTTTTTACAACTGGTTCACTTCGGATAATTTCTAGTAAAATTAAAGAAATACTAGATTCTATTGATAATATCAAAGTGGAGTTTTTTCCAGTTACAGTTATTTATGAAGGTGAAGAATATTTAGAAAAAAGTTATTTTCTTATGCACATTCTTGACGAGTTAGACTGCTTTGATTTTGAAAATTCAGAATATAAGTCTCATCAAGTACAGTCCAGTGGAGCTACATATATAGATTCCATAACGAAACTTTCTTTACTACCTGTAGATACATCAAAATACAAAGTGTTCATAGTAGGAGAAGTTGGATTTTTCATCATTTGCATCGACAGCTTTATTGCAGATAAAATAACTGAAGCGGGTGCTACAGGCGTAAAATTTGTAGACCCTTCAGAAGCTTACTGA
- a CDS encoding HINT domain-containing protein, which translates to MEDIQVGDWVIADDPTTPGGIEAKQVLDTFVRETDALVDLYVDGEVISTTGEHPFWVPDRGWVEAADLTVGSLLQTGDGRIVDVDRVQKREGNFEVYNFNVEGFHTYFVSDLGILVHNVCVYTTTNSRVDLNRPEGTYVTRQNITEPATLYQHISRNVPPSSKRRGQGFLDFVTEIDVPEEGLRVDPCGRPGVTAWIPPNTDGARITREWSVTEPVVGEPPVIKLLDE; encoded by the coding sequence ATTGAGGATATTCAAGTTGGGGATTGGGTGATTGCTGACGACCCGACTACTCCGGGGGGGATTGAGGCGAAACAGGTTTTGGATACTTTTGTACGGGAAACTGATGCGCTGGTTGATTTGTATGTGGATGGGGAGGTGATTTCTACTACTGGGGAGCATCCTTTCTGGGTGCCCGATCGCGGTTGGGTGGAAGCGGCCGATTTAACTGTTGGGTCGCTGTTGCAGACTGGGGATGGTAGGATTGTTGATGTCGATCGGGTCCAGAAGCGAGAAGGTAATTTTGAGGTTTATAATTTTAATGTTGAAGGGTTTCATACTTATTTTGTTTCGGATTTAGGGATTCTGGTTCATAATGTTTGTGTTTACACTACCACAAATAGTCGGGTTGATTTAAATCGCCCTGAAGGTACATACGTTACACGACAGAATATTACAGAACCCGCAACACTATACCAACACATAAGCAGGAATGTGCCACCCAGTAGTAAACGACGGGGACAAGGCTTTCTTGATTTTGTTACTGAAATCGATGTCCCGGAAGAAGGTTTGCGCGTCGATCCATGTGGTAGACCAGGAGTTACAGCGTGGATTCCTCCCAATACAGATGGAGCTAGAATTACTAGGGAATGGAGTGTTACAGAACCAGTTGTAGGGGAGCCACCAGTAATTAAATTGCTAGACGAGTAA
- a CDS encoding ParB/RepB/Spo0J family partition protein — MNKNETVSLSVSDAIQYIGLDQLKPHPRNEEIYGCTESIADLVELIQLKGYVQPLTVKTDGTIVSGHRRWRALAALGWKSVPVIVCHFQTEDDELFVLVAENRHRHQSPVQRIREGIVVEPIARELRNRHAAKKARHEAAGSAELPSDNQQPLMENFPLNPIDLGLTPREMELTENIVAAIVGLGCGRNYRKGRIAVKAADELKKDRPELAAKWLDIINDNSIDVGYQLAKMQEDKRVVALAAISSGAAKTPKQAKAMIKAALRKSSASKEIEGSISSEPVQEGDCGGECKTCTPCEPITGEGVKTRFGPDSALSWVIVKIPFIPKQKIAERKWNGFWGRIVEVGATLKVDMGSEVVSLLHSDVVAILNPTPSFCSRAERILRLQSFGTVYEFGKIVLNRMQRKVVWDAAALAYLDAVEQVELARRAIEQAL, encoded by the coding sequence ATGAATAAAAATGAAACTGTGTCGCTCTCAGTCAGCGACGCGATTCAGTATATTGGCCTTGACCAACTCAAGCCTCACCCTCGCAATGAGGAAATTTACGGGTGCACCGAAAGTATTGCTGACCTGGTAGAGTTGATCCAACTCAAAGGCTACGTCCAACCCCTGACCGTCAAAACAGATGGCACGATCGTCAGCGGTCATCGGCGGTGGAGGGCGCTGGCAGCGCTGGGCTGGAAGTCTGTCCCAGTTATTGTCTGCCACTTCCAGACTGAAGATGACGAGCTGTTCGTCTTGGTGGCAGAAAACCGCCACCGCCACCAAAGTCCAGTACAGAGAATTCGGGAAGGAATTGTTGTGGAGCCTATAGCTAGAGAGCTGAGGAACAGACACGCTGCTAAGAAAGCTCGCCACGAAGCTGCTGGCTCAGCAGAGCTGCCGTCGGACAACCAGCAACCGCTGATGGAAAATTTTCCATTGAACCCGATCGACTTAGGTCTGACTCCAAGGGAAATGGAACTGACGGAAAATATTGTGGCAGCTATAGTCGGCTTGGGGTGCGGCAGGAACTACAGGAAAGGGCGCATTGCCGTCAAAGCTGCCGACGAGCTCAAGAAAGACCGCCCCGAATTGGCTGCAAAGTGGTTGGACATTATTAATGACAACAGCATAGATGTGGGGTATCAACTTGCGAAGATGCAGGAGGACAAGCGAGTAGTGGCGTTGGCTGCGATCTCGTCGGGAGCAGCGAAAACCCCGAAACAAGCTAAAGCTATGATTAAGGCTGCTTTGAGAAAATCCTCCGCCTCGAAGGAAATCGAGGGCAGCATTAGTAGCGAGCCGGTTCAAGAAGGCGATTGCGGTGGAGAATGTAAAACTTGCACTCCTTGCGAACCAATTACGGGTGAGGGAGTCAAAACGCGCTTTGGTCCAGACAGCGCTCTTTCGTGGGTTATTGTCAAAATCCCTTTTATTCCTAAACAAAAAATAGCGGAAAGGAAGTGGAATGGATTTTGGGGCCGGATTGTGGAAGTTGGAGCGACTTTGAAAGTCGATATGGGTTCAGAGGTGGTGTCGCTCCTTCACTCGGATGTGGTGGCGATATTGAACCCAACGCCGAGTTTTTGCTCTAGGGCTGAGCGAATTCTCAGGCTGCAAAGCTTCGGCACGGTGTACGAGTTTGGGAAAATAGTCTTGAACAGGATGCAGAGAAAAGTGGTTTGGGATGCAGCAGCGCTAGCTTATCTGGATGCTGTGGAACAGGTGGAATTGGCGCGGCGGGCGATCGAGCAGGCTTTATAA
- the holA gene encoding DNA polymerase III subunit delta: MISLLIGDDLHAIHKKLSAFKKNLDPAWMSFNYHRFDASALNEAVDCALTPALGTEKAKLVVVEGCNFKQFTEEALEVLQVLPQIPQKTHLVFVAPSIDKRLKVAKFLLSQAKLFEFDLIPPWRTDLIARSIRTQALAIGLSLNSNAIDYLAVAIGNNPARAESELHKLATLSSGASLTLNSVRSLVPSTTQNSLQLAEALRENNSKRAVCLLLYLLAIETFPLAICATLIAQFRTWLWVKAAIVGGVKQDAEIARICQIANPKRVYFLRKEVAAVSLTSLAAAMSLLLDLEGSLKLGRKGDSMLPAILAIAQLFPSKKARKRSVEAM, encoded by the coding sequence ATGATTAGCTTGCTGATAGGGGATGACCTCCACGCGATTCACAAAAAGCTTTCTGCCTTTAAAAAGAACCTCGATCCTGCTTGGATGAGTTTCAATTATCACCGCTTTGATGCTTCGGCATTGAATGAGGCGGTTGACTGCGCCCTGACTCCCGCCTTGGGAACGGAAAAAGCAAAGTTAGTGGTGGTAGAAGGGTGTAATTTCAAACAGTTTACTGAAGAGGCGCTGGAGGTTCTTCAGGTGCTCCCGCAGATACCGCAAAAGACGCACCTGGTTTTTGTAGCGCCTTCCATTGACAAACGCCTGAAGGTGGCAAAATTCCTGCTTTCTCAAGCTAAGCTGTTTGAGTTCGACCTTATTCCCCCCTGGCGAACGGATCTCATTGCCCGATCGATCCGAACTCAAGCTTTGGCAATAGGGCTGTCGCTGAACTCAAATGCTATTGATTACTTGGCGGTTGCGATCGGGAACAATCCTGCTCGCGCTGAATCAGAACTGCACAAGTTGGCGACCCTGAGCAGCGGCGCTTCCCTCACTTTAAACTCTGTGCGATCGCTGGTTCCTTCAACCACTCAAAATAGCCTCCAGCTTGCCGAAGCGCTGAGGGAAAATAACTCTAAGAGAGCAGTTTGTTTGCTGCTTTACCTTTTGGCAATAGAAACTTTCCCGCTGGCGATTTGTGCGACGCTGATTGCTCAATTTAGAACTTGGTTGTGGGTAAAAGCGGCGATAGTTGGAGGAGTTAAGCAAGACGCTGAAATTGCCCGGATTTGTCAAATTGCTAACCCGAAGCGAGTGTACTTTCTGAGAAAAGAAGTAGCTGCTGTTTCTCTAACATCTCTTGCGGCTGCGATGTCCCTGCTGCTTGATTTAGAGGGTTCGCTGAAGCTTGGGCGTAAAGGGGATTCCATGTTGCCTGCAATTCTGGCGATCGCCCAACTGTTTCCTTCTAAGAAAGCAAGGAAGCGCTCAGTAGAAGCGATGTAG
- the dnaX gene encoding DNA polymerase III subunit gamma/tau, whose protein sequence is MMSFAKNARLAEVKILSFLLLSSSECKLRKYDSNSQQTITPNHSIMYAALPQKYRPRSLSELAGQEYIQRTLSNAVKTNKIAPAYLFAGERGTGKTSTARILAKSLNCTSADKPTVKPCGKCQSCRSIEKGSSLDVAEIDAASHNGVDDARGLIERSHFAPAISRYRVFILDEVHCLSSQAFNALLKCLEEPPHHVVFILCTTEQHKVLPTINSRCQTFLFRSLPIPAIVKQLTMVAQKESIAIAEEAKIAIARAANGGMRDALQLLDQLSLLGEEITSSHVLELSGRIPESDLIAILKSARTGNALKLLQLSRELIDSGKSPKMLLASLLACYRDLLLATSVSDCSLMLVSGISHSALMEIASAWDCNAIAAGLEQLRASEWQLSKSAHPTLWLELCLLGLAKVPQLKPHVALGALANPRQPDRTQKLPSTSKLRSPRSKERAIWEKVLSATSEKNRALLCAASLVALTEKKAVLAVPAQYLDKFNRNAAKVQKIFLAATGVRYQVSFEEKNP, encoded by the coding sequence ATGATGTCTTTTGCAAAAAATGCTCGCTTGGCAGAAGTAAAAATATTGAGTTTTTTACTTCTCTCTTCTTCTGAGTGCAAACTCCGCAAATATGACTCTAATTCTCAGCAAACAATTACACCTAACCATTCAATCATGTACGCAGCATTGCCTCAAAAATACCGCCCTCGTAGCTTGTCTGAACTGGCCGGACAGGAGTACATCCAAAGGACACTTTCCAATGCGGTCAAAACTAATAAAATTGCTCCGGCTTACTTGTTCGCCGGCGAACGGGGAACGGGCAAAACTTCAACGGCCCGCATTTTAGCTAAATCTCTCAACTGCACCAGTGCAGACAAACCCACAGTAAAGCCGTGCGGCAAGTGCCAGTCCTGCCGCTCGATTGAAAAAGGCAGCAGCTTAGACGTTGCTGAAATTGACGCGGCTTCCCACAACGGTGTAGATGACGCTCGCGGCCTGATCGAGCGATCGCACTTCGCACCAGCTATCAGCCGCTACCGAGTGTTTATTTTAGATGAAGTTCACTGCCTGAGTTCCCAAGCTTTTAACGCTCTTCTAAAATGTTTGGAAGAACCTCCGCATCATGTAGTGTTCATCTTGTGTACAACAGAGCAACACAAAGTGCTGCCAACAATTAACAGCCGCTGCCAAACGTTTCTGTTTCGATCGCTGCCAATCCCAGCCATTGTCAAACAGCTAACAATGGTAGCCCAGAAAGAGTCAATTGCAATTGCCGAAGAAGCTAAAATTGCGATCGCCCGCGCCGCGAATGGCGGGATGAGGGACGCCTTGCAGTTGCTCGATCAGTTGAGCTTATTAGGAGAGGAAATTACTAGCTCTCACGTATTGGAGCTGTCGGGGCGGATACCGGAGTCGGATTTAATTGCAATTTTGAAATCGGCCCGCACCGGCAACGCGCTGAAGCTGCTGCAACTGTCCCGCGAACTCATTGACAGCGGGAAAAGCCCTAAAATGCTGCTGGCGTCGCTGCTAGCCTGCTACCGGGACTTGTTGCTTGCAACGAGCGTGTCAGACTGTTCGCTGATGCTAGTTAGCGGCATTTCGCACTCAGCCCTGATGGAAATTGCCTCTGCTTGGGACTGCAATGCGATCGCTGCTGGCCTCGAACAGTTGCGGGCTTCGGAATGGCAGCTCAGCAAGAGCGCTCACCCAACGCTGTGGCTGGAACTCTGCTTGCTGGGATTGGCAAAGGTGCCACAATTAAAACCCCACGTCGCTCTTGGCGCTCTTGCTAACCCCAGGCAGCCCGATCGCACCCAGAAGCTGCCCAGTACCTCCAAGTTGCGATCGCCCCGTTCCAAAGAGCGAGCCATTTGGGAAAAAGTGCTCTCAGCAACTTCTGAGAAGAACCGCGCTTTACTCTGTGCTGCTTCCCTGGTAGCACTGACGGAAAAGAAAGCGGTGCTGGCTGTGCCCGCCCAATACCTGGACAAGTTCAACCGGAACGCAGCTAAGGTGCAGAAGATATTTCTGGCGGCAACGGGCGTCCGCTATCAAGTGTCGTTCGAGGAGAAGAACCCATGA
- the dnaN gene encoding DNA polymerase III subunit beta, which produces MQTKSHTATAKSRKKESGFSKIKPKASVPLEQTEPLVEDEPKLEEKPERNSSNSAGDSPQLLPAEIKLVCTQDNLANHLELVSKAVPAKPTHPVLGNVLLVACKKTQRVQLSVFDMSLAIQTSFDAKVQSPGDMTIPVGLLSDIVGKFSPGDITLVSREALNREGEDSEDSGNSATLPEAVSNSPVATLIAACGRYQVRGLSSEEFPAIPEVKTAQTICIPAETLKEGLKGSLFATATDEGKHILTGVYFKIGQDSLEFAATDGHRLVVLNTSIQGFSKKKQAEIAQPLELTVPAKSLAELERILSSRTSADPVELSYSTESALIEFRWGAQRLVTRCLEGTYPAYPDLLQQDFQHQVTLEKAPFIKAIERIAVLADKKEKTLSIRINSEAQQVSLSLFREFGNGLEQMAAHVNSDGNLSISFNIKYLLEGAKAIASSQLQMHLTQRDGPAILVPAGNPSKPNILMDAKYLLMPIFKE; this is translated from the coding sequence ATGCAAACCAAATCCCACACCGCGACAGCTAAAAGCCGAAAAAAAGAAAGCGGATTTTCCAAAATCAAACCCAAGGCAAGTGTTCCCTTAGAACAAACCGAACCTTTGGTCGAAGATGAACCAAAACTTGAAGAAAAACCCGAGCGCAATTCCTCCAATAGCGCAGGCGATTCTCCCCAGCTTTTGCCAGCAGAAATTAAGCTCGTCTGCACGCAAGACAATTTAGCCAACCATCTCGAACTTGTCAGCAAAGCTGTCCCAGCAAAACCCACCCACCCTGTGTTAGGAAATGTCCTCTTAGTCGCTTGCAAAAAAACGCAGCGAGTCCAACTCAGCGTTTTCGACATGAGCTTGGCCATTCAAACATCCTTTGATGCCAAAGTTCAATCTCCCGGCGACATGACCATTCCTGTCGGGCTACTTAGCGATATTGTCGGAAAATTCTCGCCCGGAGATATCACTTTGGTCAGTCGCGAAGCCTTGAATCGCGAAGGTGAAGATAGCGAAGATAGCGGGAATAGCGCTACCTTGCCAGAGGCTGTTAGCAACAGTCCAGTTGCTACCCTAATCGCTGCTTGCGGTCGCTATCAAGTTCGAGGGCTTTCGAGTGAAGAATTCCCTGCCATTCCTGAAGTAAAAACAGCGCAAACAATTTGCATCCCCGCTGAAACGTTGAAAGAAGGCCTGAAAGGGTCACTGTTTGCCACCGCTACCGATGAAGGCAAGCACATCCTGACAGGTGTTTACTTCAAAATCGGCCAAGATAGCCTCGAATTTGCTGCCACAGACGGCCACCGTTTGGTTGTCCTCAATACTTCAATTCAAGGTTTTTCTAAGAAGAAACAAGCGGAAATTGCACAGCCTCTAGAGCTTACAGTCCCAGCTAAATCGCTCGCCGAACTGGAGCGAATTTTATCGAGCAGGACATCCGCTGACCCAGTAGAGCTTTCTTACAGCACTGAGAGCGCTTTGATAGAATTCCGGTGGGGAGCGCAGCGCTTAGTAACGCGCTGTTTAGAAGGCACATACCCAGCTTATCCCGATTTATTGCAGCAGGATTTCCAACATCAGGTAACGCTGGAAAAAGCACCTTTCATCAAAGCTATAGAGAGAATTGCTGTGCTGGCAGACAAGAAAGAAAAAACGCTCAGCATCCGCATTAATAGCGAAGCACAGCAAGTGTCACTGTCGCTTTTCAGAGAATTTGGAAACGGCTTGGAACAGATGGCGGCGCACGTTAACTCAGACGGCAATTTGTCAATTTCATTCAACATAAAATACCTGTTGGAAGGTGCAAAAGCGATCGCTAGTTCCCAACTCCAAATGCACCTCACTCAGCGCGACGGCCCCGCTATTTTAGTTCCTGCTGGCAACCCCTCCAAGCCCAACATCCTAATGGATGCCAAATACTTGTTAATGCCGATTTTCAAAGAATGA
- the drmB gene encoding DUF1998 domain-containing protein produces MTTNQSSSKTKVGELRPSQILFSSGIGSIVDLPNLSTMVMGLDDWELTHASELGEARLLAAVQKKENLNQVKKLLTPPISESNNLIPNLFDESAQVGIPVSPFPTWVVCPQCRLLAPLKSGLFELKTDRHRPDQNRYIHSNCRKFSPTVIPARFLVACQHGHLDDFPWRYFVHKGNSNCKGSLRLYEQGISGSATDIEVKCDGCSKSRRLSDAFGELGKMNMPQCRGRHPHLRNFAEDGCTEQMKSILLGASNSWFPITLSVLSIPTTINQLGQLIDKHWTVLEKAITIDILAAFRQIGQLKEFAKYSDAEIWQEIAQKRQGADEAPLLDVKDIKTPEWQVFSNVNTSLNNADFRLTSVAAPDSYEAYFEKVVLVERLREVRALVGFTRIESPNDYAETGELPEEYWAPLSRSKPTWVPACEVRGEGIFMQFQEQILQKWLSSTPRLKTYEQQSLEAHRRWRRARSLDPDTNFPGIRYILLHSFAHALMRQLVIECGYNAASLRERIYSKDPNEDNGPMAGVLIYTAAPDSEGTLGGLVSLGEPGLLGRHIDQALEQIGLCASDPLCAEHSPLQNTTSLHWAACHACLFSPETSCERGNKYLDRTLLIPTMNADLSELAFFQ; encoded by the coding sequence ATGACAACAAATCAATCTTCTTCTAAGACCAAAGTCGGCGAACTCCGACCCAGCCAAATTTTATTCTCTTCAGGCATTGGTTCTATTGTAGATTTACCCAACTTATCAACAATGGTAATGGGATTAGATGATTGGGAGCTCACTCATGCCTCAGAATTAGGAGAAGCCCGATTACTAGCAGCAGTGCAAAAAAAAGAAAACCTTAATCAAGTCAAAAAACTGCTAACGCCACCTATATCTGAATCAAACAACCTCATCCCTAACTTATTTGATGAAAGCGCCCAAGTAGGAATTCCCGTCTCACCTTTCCCCACCTGGGTAGTTTGTCCCCAATGTCGATTACTTGCACCTTTAAAATCGGGACTATTTGAGTTAAAAACCGACCGCCATCGACCCGACCAAAATCGCTATATTCATAGTAATTGTCGCAAATTTTCTCCAACAGTCATCCCTGCCAGATTTTTAGTAGCTTGTCAACACGGACACTTAGATGATTTTCCCTGGCGCTACTTCGTTCATAAAGGTAATAGTAATTGCAAAGGTTCTCTGCGTCTCTATGAACAGGGCATCTCTGGTTCTGCCACCGATATTGAAGTAAAATGCGATGGTTGCAGTAAATCTCGTCGGCTGTCCGATGCCTTTGGCGAACTTGGTAAAATGAATATGCCTCAATGTCGCGGCCGCCATCCCCATTTACGCAACTTTGCAGAAGACGGATGTACCGAACAAATGAAAAGTATCTTACTCGGTGCATCAAATAGCTGGTTTCCCATCACCCTTTCCGTGCTCTCGATTCCTACTACTATTAATCAACTTGGGCAACTGATTGATAAACATTGGACGGTGTTAGAAAAAGCTATTACAATTGACATTTTAGCTGCTTTCCGCCAAATCGGTCAACTCAAAGAATTTGCTAAATATTCAGATGCTGAAATCTGGCAAGAAATCGCACAAAAACGTCAGGGGGCTGATGAAGCCCCCCTTCTGGATGTGAAAGATATCAAAACTCCAGAATGGCAAGTTTTTTCTAACGTAAACACCAGTTTAAATAACGCTGATTTTCGGTTAACATCTGTCGCCGCCCCTGATAGTTACGAAGCTTATTTTGAAAAAGTTGTCTTAGTAGAACGCTTGCGAGAAGTTCGTGCTTTAGTTGGTTTTACACGCATCGAATCTCCTAATGACTATGCTGAAACAGGAGAATTACCCGAAGAATACTGGGCTCCTTTGAGTCGTTCTAAACCTACATGGGTGCCAGCTTGTGAAGTGCGCGGCGAAGGTATTTTTATGCAATTTCAAGAGCAAATATTACAAAAATGGTTATCCAGTACACCTCGATTAAAAACATACGAACAACAAAGCTTAGAAGCGCATCGTCGTTGGCGCAGGGCGCGTTCCTTAGATCCTGATACTAATTTTCCCGGTATTCGTTATATTTTACTTCATTCCTTCGCTCATGCTTTGATGCGACAATTAGTAATAGAATGTGGTTACAATGCTGCTAGTTTGCGGGAACGCATTTACTCAAAAGATCCTAATGAAGATAATGGCCCCATGGCTGGTGTATTGATTTATACAGCCGCCCCAGACAGCGAAGGTACGCTAGGAGGATTAGTCAGTTTAGGTGAACCGGGTCTTTTGGGTCGTCATATTGACCAAGCTTTAGAACAAATTGGTTTATGTGCTTCTGACCCTTTATGTGCAGAACATAGCCCTTTACAAAATACAACTTCTTTGCATTGGGCGGCTTGTCATGCTTGTTTGTTTAGTCCTGAAACATCCTGCGAACGGGGCAATAAATATCTCGATCGCACTTTGTTAATTCCTACTATGAATGCTGATTTATCAGAATTAGCTTTCTTTCAATAA